GCGGCTGGTGGAAGACCTGCGCCTGCTGTCGCTGTCCGACCTGGGCGCGCTCGACTACCGCTTCAGGCCGCTGGACCTGGGCGACTTCGTGGCCAGCCACCTCGACGACCTGCACCTGCCGCCGGCGCAGGCGCTGCGGGTGCACACCGAACTTGCGCCCGGCGTGGCGGTGCGTGCCGATGGCGATCGGCTCGATCAGGTGCTGTCCAATCTGATGCAGAACACGCTGCGCTACAGCACGCCGCCGGCCACGCTGCGCGTGAGTGTGCAGCGCGACGGCGCGCAGGCACGGCTGACCTGGGAAGACTCGGCCCCGGGCGTGCCGGCCGCGTCGCTGCCCCGCCTCACCGACCGCCTCTACCGCGTCGACCCTTCGCGATCGAGCGAGAGCGGCGGCTCGGGGCTGGGCCTGGCGATCGCGAGCGCGATCATCGAAGGCCACGGCGGCCGCATGCAGGCCTCGGCGAGCGCCCTCGGCGGGCTGCGCTGGGACATCTGGCTGCCCCTGCACACGGAGGCCCTGCCATGAGCGAACGCGTCCTGATCGTCGAAGACGAAACCAAGATCGCGGGTGTGCTGAGCGACTACCTCGCGCAATCGGGCTACACGGTGCACCACCTCACGCGCGGCGACGAGGTGGAGGCCTGGCTCGCCGCGCACCCGGTGGACCTGGTGCTGCTCGACCTCATGCTGCCCGGCAAGAGCGGGCTCGACATCTGCCGCGCGCTGCGCTCGGGCGCGCCCGGCCTGCCCTCGCCCGCGATCATCATGGTGACGGCGCGCGTGGAGGAGATCGACCGCCTGCTGGGCCTGGAGCTCGGCGCCGACGACTACATCTGCAAGCCCTTCAGCCCGCGCGAGGTGGTGGCGCGCGTGAAGGCGGTGCTGCGCCGTGGCGGCCATGCGGCGGGCGCTGCGCCTGCGCAGGCACCGGGGCGCGGCCTGCACTTCGACGATGCGGCCTGGCGCGCGAGCCTGGACGGGCAGGCGCTGGACCTCACGGTGGTGGAGTACCAGCTGCTCAAGGTGCTGGGCTCGCGGCCAGGCCGCATCTTCTCGCGCGAGCAGCTCATGGACGCGATGTACCGCGACGAGCGCGTGGTGTCCGACCGCACGGTGGACAGCCACATCAAGAAGCTGCGGCGCAAGCTCGAAGAGCGCGCGCCGGGGCAGGAACTGATCCACTCCGTGTACGGGCTGGGCTACAAGTACGAGCCGCCCGCGTGAAGCGGCCTCAGCGCGGCGCGAGCACCGCGAGCCGCTGGCCGTTTTCCTTCAGCTCCGCCAGCGGGTCGCGCCCCTCGGTATGCAGCACGATGGTGCGCACCCCGGCCGCCTGCAGCGCGGCCTGCAGCGGTGCGGGCGGCTCGCGGTGGTGCAGCACCGCGGCCACCGAGGCCGCGCGCAGGCGCGGCACGAGCGCGGCCACCGCATCGGGCGTCCAGGCATCGTCTTCTCGCACGTCGCTGCCCGCCAGGTCGAGGTTGAAGCCGCTCACCAGGTAGGCCAGCCGGTCCGACAGGCTGAACACCGTGAGGTTGGCCGCCGCGGCCAGGCGCGCCTCGCTCTGCGCCGCGACCGCGAGCACCTGCTGGCGCAGCGCGGCCGCGTTGGCCTGCAGGCGCGGCCGGGCATCGGGCACCAGGCGCGACAGGTCGGCCGCGATCACGTCGGCCATGCGACCCAGGTTCACCGGGTCGAGCCAGGGCAAGGCCGTGGCCGAGGCCGCGCCCTCGTGCAGCGCAATGCCCGGCAGCAAAGCGTCGAGCGGGCGTGCCGCGTCGATCTCAATCAGGCGGATGTTCTGCCGCCGTGCCAGCGGAAACAGCGGGTCGTCGGGCCAGATCGAGCGCAGCGCCACCACGGCATCGGCCTGGCTCGCGGCCTGGGCCAGGCCCGCCGCGCCGCGACCCGTGAAGAAGGCGAGCTGCCGGTTGGCCGGCAGGCTTTCGGGCACAGGCCGCAGCAGCGCGATGCCGCTGCCCTGCACCAGGGTCTGCGTGAGCGCGGCCACCACGGGGTGCGCCACGAGCACACGCGTGGCGGCGCCTGCGGCCGGGTTGGCGGGCGCGGCGGGCTGCGCACGCACAGCGGCCAGAGGCAGCGCGGCGAGCGCAGCCAGCGCAAGAGAACGTCGGTGCAGGTTCATCCGGCGTGTCCTTTGAGGGCGGGCGTGAAGCCCCGAACCAGGGCCGCGAGCGCGAACAGCGCGCCGGCCGTGAGGATGATGGCCGCGCCCGAAGGCACGGGCAGCTCGAGCCCGATCGGCAACAGGATGCCGACCTGCGTGCTCAGCGTGGCGATCAGCACGCTCAGCCAGAAGAAGCCGCGCAGCGACAGGCTCAGCAGCCGCGCCGCCGCGGCCGGGATGATCAGCAACGCACCCACCAGGATGGCGCCGATCACCTTCACCGAGGCCACGGTCACGAGCGTCACCAGCACCACGAAGAGGTAGTCGAGCAGCTTCACGCGCACACCGCGCACGCTGGCCAGTTGCGGGTTGAAGCTGGCCAGCATGAAGCGGTTGTAGAGCGGCACCGTGAGGCCCGCCACCAGCGCGGCCACACCGATCAGCACCACGAGGTCGTGGCTGTCGACCGTGAGCACCGAGCCGAACAGCACGTTCTCGAGGATGTGGATGTTCACGCGGCCCGAGAGCACCAGCAGCAGGCTCGCACCCAGCGAGAGCGAGACCGCCAGGAACACGCCGATCAGCGTGTCGGGCGACAGGCCGGTGCGGTTGCGCAGGTAGTTGAGCAGCAGCCCGAACAGCGTGCAGTAGGCGAACAGGCTGCCATAAGGACCGGTGTAGGGCTCGCCGAGCAGGATGCCGATCGCCACGCCCGTGAGCGCGGCATGGCCCACGGCCTCGGAGAAGAAGGCCAGGCGCTTGACCACCACCAGCGTGCCCAGGCCGCCGAGCACGGGTCCGATCACCAGGCCCGCGAGCACCGCATTGACCACGAAGCCATAGGCCAGCGACGCGGGCAGATGGCCGTGTTCGGCCAGGTGTTGAATGGCCTGGCGCAGGGCGTCGAGCGCGGCGGTCATGGCGTCACCTCTTCGGCGATCGCAACCTCGTCGCGGCGCGCGCGGTGCGAGAACAGCGCGAGCACGCGCTCGGGCGTGAGCGTGGACGCGGGCGGGCCATCGAACAGCACCTGGCGGTTCAGACCGGTCACGTGGTCGGCCAGGCGCGAGACGGCGTCCAGGTCGTGCTCGATCCAGAGCACGGTGACGCGGCTGGCGCGCCAGTGCGCCAGCAGGGCTTCGAACACGCGCATGCCGGCCTCGTCGAGGGCCGACATGGGCTCGTCGAGCAGGACCAGGTCGGGCGCGGGCACGAGCGCCTGCGCGAGCAGCACGCGCTGGCGCTCGCCGCCCGACAGCGCGCCCATGCGGCGCTTCGATTTGTCGAGCATGCCCACCTGCTGCAGCGCGGCCTCCACGGGCGCCTTCCAGCGCCGCGACAGGCCCATGAGCACCGGCCGCTGCTGGCACAGGGCACCCATGAAGTCCATCACCGTCATGGGCAGGCCGGCGTCGAAGGCCAGGGCCTGGGGCACGTAGGCCACCACGCCCGGGCGTTCCCCGGGCCAGTGCAGCGCGATCTGCCCGTGGTGCGGCACCTGGCCCAGCAAGGCCTTGAACAGCGAGCTCTTGCCGCCCCCGTTGGGCCCCACGAGCGCGTGCACGCCGCCCGCGGCCACGCGCAGTCCGACATCGCGCAGGATGTCGGTGCGGCCCAGGGTGAGGGCCACGCGCTCGAAGGCGATGGCGGGACCGCCGGCTGCCTTCATGCGGCCTCCTGGATGGCGCGCACCACGGTGGCGAGGTTGCGCGCGATCTCCTGCTCGAATTTCTCGGCCGTGTACGGGCCGTGCGAGATGTGCGTGAGCGCGTACAGACGCACGCCGGTCTCGCGGCGGATGGTGTCCACGTAGGCCGAGGGGAAGTCCATCTCCGAGAAGATCACCTTGACGTCGAGCGCGCGGATCTGGTCGATCGTGCCCTTGAGCTGTGCGGGACTGGGCTCGATGCCGTGCGCGGGTTCCACCACGGCCGCCACCTCGAGGCCGAACTCGCGCAGCAGGTAGTCGTAGGCGCCGTGGATGGTGGCGATGCGGAAAT
This is a stretch of genomic DNA from Hydrogenophaga crocea. It encodes these proteins:
- a CDS encoding response regulator, which gives rise to MSERVLIVEDETKIAGVLSDYLAQSGYTVHHLTRGDEVEAWLAAHPVDLVLLDLMLPGKSGLDICRALRSGAPGLPSPAIIMVTARVEEIDRLLGLELGADDYICKPFSPREVVARVKAVLRRGGHAAGAAPAQAPGRGLHFDDAAWRASLDGQALDLTVVEYQLLKVLGSRPGRIFSREQLMDAMYRDERVVSDRTVDSHIKKLRRKLEERAPGQELIHSVYGLGYKYEPPA
- a CDS encoding metal ABC transporter permease — translated: MTAALDALRQAIQHLAEHGHLPASLAYGFVVNAVLAGLVIGPVLGGLGTLVVVKRLAFFSEAVGHAALTGVAIGILLGEPYTGPYGSLFAYCTLFGLLLNYLRNRTGLSPDTLIGVFLAVSLSLGASLLLVLSGRVNIHILENVLFGSVLTVDSHDLVVLIGVAALVAGLTVPLYNRFMLASFNPQLASVRGVRVKLLDYLFVVLVTLVTVASVKVIGAILVGALLIIPAAAARLLSLSLRGFFWLSVLIATLSTQVGILLPIGLELPVPSGAAIILTAGALFALAALVRGFTPALKGHAG
- a CDS encoding metal ABC transporter ATP-binding protein, with amino-acid sequence MKAAGGPAIAFERVALTLGRTDILRDVGLRVAAGGVHALVGPNGGGKSSLFKALLGQVPHHGQIALHWPGERPGVVAYVPQALAFDAGLPMTVMDFMGALCQQRPVLMGLSRRWKAPVEAALQQVGMLDKSKRRMGALSGGERQRVLLAQALVPAPDLVLLDEPMSALDEAGMRVFEALLAHWRASRVTVLWIEHDLDAVSRLADHVTGLNRQVLFDGPPASTLTPERVLALFSHRARRDEVAIAEEVTP
- a CDS encoding metal ABC transporter solute-binding protein, Zn/Mn family yields the protein MNLHRRSLALAALAALPLAAVRAQPAAPANPAAGAATRVLVAHPVVAALTQTLVQGSGIALLRPVPESLPANRQLAFFTGRGAAGLAQAASQADAVVALRSIWPDDPLFPLARRQNIRLIEIDAARPLDALLPGIALHEGAASATALPWLDPVNLGRMADVIAADLSRLVPDARPRLQANAAALRQQVLAVAAQSEARLAAAANLTVFSLSDRLAYLVSGFNLDLAGSDVREDDAWTPDAVAALVPRLRAASVAAVLHHREPPAPLQAALQAAGVRTIVLHTEGRDPLAELKENGQRLAVLAPR